The Brachypodium distachyon strain Bd21 chromosome 4, Brachypodium_distachyon_v3.0, whole genome shotgun sequence nucleotide sequence AAAGAGCTGGTTGTCAGGTTCGCCGACAACGAGGTTGTCAAGTCCAAGGAGGCGGTTTTCAGGGTCACCCTCACCCAAACCACAGAGGTACAGGACTAACTTCGACTTGAGACTGGCAGAGGTGTCAAGAGAGCTTGATACCCACATCTCAAAACAGGTCTTGTGCTCTGTTGTCATGAAAGGCGTCGAAGATGAAGATTCTTTTTCGTAATTTTGGATGTTGTTTTAGCCCACAAAATTCAttgaattttttgtttcttagcCACTGAGAATTGGTTTATGTGCTTTCTTAGCCCATGCATCCCTTTACTCAGGTACGTCAGTGCTGTTGTATACATAGTTGTATGTTGCTAGCCTGTACTCCGACCCAATGAACATTTGAGTACAGTTATGCCATGGTTATTTATATCAGGTGCATCAAAGTTTCTactcataattttttttttgtagttttCAGTTTGCCATCTCTATCGATGTAATAATGCTGATTGGCATTGCTTCTGATGTTCACTGTTTCTATAGCAGCAATGCCTAATTGTGCAGTTGTAAACCGCAGAATGCTGATGTTCACTGTCCATTCCCCTAAAAGCATCTGATTGGCATTGCTGCTGATGTTCAATGTCCATTCTCAAAGGATTATTAGGACAGAATACAGTGATTTGTACTCACTGCTTGATTCCCAGAGGGGACATTACCAGCCAAACAAAAGATAAGATTTTCCTTACTCGTGCATACTCTGTTGAAAACTAGTATCGTTGATGATATTCTGGCAGATCACCTTTTTCATACTCGTGCATACTCTGTTGTTCATTTCACAATAATGTATGTAGGTTGTGGTGCAACAAAGAAGAAACTGAGTCATTATTATAACTAGAACTCTGATGGTgccaaaaatgaaaataattcTGGAAAATGTATTGAGAGGTGTAGAAATGTGCTATAATCTGAGATTCTGAGGAAGGCTAGAATTGCATTATGAAACATACGAAATACATGAACTAGCACAAGCACCAGCACTTTCTTAGCACAAAAGATGGATCACAATTTtatgatgtactccctccgttcctaaatgcTTATtgtgattttagtgcaaatttacgctaaaaccacgacaagtatttaggaacggagggagtgctCCACAATCCGCATCCTCAGAACGCACTATGTCCAaggggacgcttccagccccCAGGTTGCTCGGAATTTCAAGCCTTGCTCCGGCGGCATGTGAAGGGCTTGTCAAGTAGGTTGGTGAAATATTCGACTCCTAGACCTTGTTCAAACTGGCGCTTCTTTCCGCACACAAATTTCCCGTCGAGGGGGTGATGAATCTCAAACTTTTCGAGACAAAAAGCACACTTGGTTTTCAATTGCCTGTTAGGAACTTCTGTGAAACGAGGAAAAAAGACAGGAGAAGACATATATTAGAATCCATGCCACTGGAGTTATATCGAAATGTATAGCatcaacaaaaacaagaaaaatttAACTCACCGATGATGGTGCAGGTTTCGACGGTTGGTGTGTAGGTGGAGAGGAGCTCATAGCGCAGCTCAGCGAAGAAGTGCCTGACAGGAGGGTTACAATTGGGTCCCCGTTTCTTGTTACCACCAATCCTCCGAGCCAGGAAGTTGATATGGACCCACATCTCGCCTCTGATCCCCACATACGAAGCCATCAACGGCTTTACAGGTTCGAAGTCGGAGCCCTGGAAAACACGTAGCGCTATTTCATTAGCACAAATCATGGAATCTTGATCTACGACGAACATTAGCGATTACTACATGCCGGGTCGTTGGCATTGTAGTGGCGGAGAGCGTGGTGGACATGGCCGATGATGGAGGCGTCGCGTTCCCTGCAAAATTCAAGTGGAGACCGAGTCAGTTATTAGATCAAATTGGCTTGCAGGCAAGGGAGTAGATCTGGGATCTGAGCAGTGCTCACTCTTCGGAGAGGACGGTGCGCCAATGAATCCGGCGAGGCAATCCCCTGGCGCCAACACGTTGTAGTTTCATGATTTGGTCCTCGAGCAGGTCGAGCAGGAAAGGCAGCGTACTGTCGTCTTCCACCTTGGGCATCGTCCTCCGCTCCTCAACCTCCATGGATGGATGATGATTGCTGAGATCTCGAGCGAATTTGCGTTCGTcgcaatgcaatgcaatgctgGCCAGATTATATTTTCTCCCTAACCGATCGAGCCCGGTCCCTATCCAGATCGATCCTGTAGGCTACTAGTACGATATTTACTGGGAATAGAGAAAACAGCTCGCTACAAATCCGATAAGTAGCCGTACCACCGGACCCTATGCCAAGTCCAAGTCGGAAACCCAACCgtctaaaaaataaaataaacggGCACCCAACCAACATTATTTGCACCACCCAAGATCAATATCTGtccataaaaaaatatcataatTTCACGGAACCACATTTTTTGTGGCAGTTGTCTCACAGAACCACGATTGTTTGTAGTAGTCTCACGaaaccacaacttttgggacaactGGTCTCAGGAAACCCTAATCTCAGAAATTAAACTGGTTGATGGTGTTTCCGACAACTCGAGGCCACCAGTCAGATGCCACGTCATTTTCCTCGACCCGTTTTCGACGCCATGCCAGTTTCCTCAAGAAGAGGATGGTCAATCGGCGGCAAATTTCCGTTCCCCCAAACCACATCCACATGCTTTTAATATGGCATATTGGAATTATAGTGTACCGCCTCACATGATGTATGCATATCCATAATCCCGGCACTCCATCTGTCCTGGACAACACTCACTATTCTCATTGAAAATTTCTATCGAGTCTCATATTCGCAGCTCTTCCGTATCTCTTTGGGAtgtggtggtgtcgggataCTCTCCAAGGAATCCCCACAATTTGACACCCCTAACTTTCTTTATTAAGAttttaaattcaaaatttcaaaaaggtcagaaatattttgttctttttttgcgatGAGAAATATTTTGTTCGGTAAGTACATTTACCCttgggtgggtgggggggggggaggggggcagTAAACGCGGTCACCGGACATGGATGCAACATAGAAGAAACCACTAGAATTTCAAGGTCGcgcaacaaaaatgaaaataattcTAGAAAATGTATTGAGATTTGAGGATTAGAAATG carries:
- the LOC112268846 gene encoding uncharacterized protein LOC112268846; translated protein: MEVEERRTMPKVEDDSTLPFLLDLLEDQIMKLQRVGARGLPRRIHWRTVLSEEERDASIIGHVHHALRHYNANDPGSDFEPVKPLMASYVGIRGEMWVHINFLARRIGGNKKRGPNCNPPVRHFFAELRYELLSTYTPTVETCTIIEVPNRQLKTKCAFCLEKFEIHHPLDGKFVCGKKRQFEQGLGVEYFTNLLDKPFTCRRSKA